In Ignavibacteriales bacterium, the sequence AAGAATTCAAATATCTGCTCAGCGGTCGTTGTCAACAGCGGCAATGCCAACGCATGCACGGGTGAGCAGGGAATGCAAGACGCGTGGACAATGGTCAATACAACCGCCGAGGTTCTTCATCTGCCGCGTGAGCAAGTGCTCGTCTCTTCCACCGGTGTCATCGGACAATATCTTCCAATGGAAAATGTCTTGAATGGCATCCACGATCTTTCAACAAAACTTACTACAGATGGAAATAAAGATGCCGCGGAAGCGATCATGACAACGGATATTTTTCCTAAGGAATGCGCTTTGCGGTATTCCATCGGTTCTTCTGTTATCACAATTGGCGGAATGGCGAAAGGTTCCGGCATGATTGCGCCGAACATGGCAACAATGCTTGCGTTTGTTACCACCGACGCTTTCATCACGCCATCAGCGTTGCAGTCGGCGCTGCGCATTGCAAACAATCATTCTTTCAATCGCATTACCGTCGATGGAGATATGAGCACGAACGACATGCTGCTCGTGCTTGCTAATGGATTAGCGAAGAACGAAGAGATTAAGGAAAACACTCCTGCGTTTTACCGGTTTCTTGCCGCACTCGAATACGTTCTCATCAAACTTGCAAAGATGATTGCTCGCGACGGTGAAGGCGCTACAAAATTCATAGAAGTTGTCGTGAGCGGAGCGGGAACGGAAGACGAAGCTGTACGAGCTGCACGAGCTGTAGCAAATTCCAATCTCGTCAAGACTGCGCTTCACGGCGCTGATGCAAACTGGGGACGTATTCTTTGCGCTGTCGGTTACTCCGGCATTGATTTCGATCCGGCACATGTGTCGATTGGCTTTAACAATTTGCCCGTGTTGAAACCGAATTACGAAATTGTTCTTGATGAAGAAAAGGCAAAGGCGACGCTCTCACAGGATACTGTCACAGTGCAGATTCATCTGCACCAAGGCTCTGCGGAAGCGCGCTTCTGGACGTGCGACTTAACAAAAGAATATATTCACATCAACGCAAGTTATCGTTCATAATTGCGAATGAACTACAATTACTCCTGACAACTGAAAACTGATTACTGAGAACTTGCATGCCACACACCCAAACTAAAGAAGACGTTCTTATTGAAGCGTTGCCGTACATTCAAACGTACGAAGGTAAAACATTCGTCATCAAATATGGCGGCGCGGCAATGAGAGACGAACGACTCAAAGCCTCTTTTGCCCAGGATGTAACAATTCTCCGCAAGATCGGCATCAACATCATCATTGTGCACGGAGGTGGAAGAGATATTACCGATCTCGCTTCCGCATTGAACATTCCGACTCGTTTCGTCGACGGACAGCGTTATACCGACGAAAAAATGGTTGATGTAGTTCTCATGGTGCTGGCAGGAAAACTGAATAAAGAAATTGTCAATCTCATCAATACAAACGGCGGCAATGCCGTTGGTCTTTGCGGTATGGATAAT encodes:
- the argJ gene encoding bifunctional glutamate N-acetyltransferase/amino-acid acetyltransferase ArgJ; the protein is MEIDASQECTGGVTAAQGFIAGGIYCGIRKAKKDLAIVQSEKPAVVAGVFTLNKVVAAPLLVDKIQLKNSNICSAVVVNSGNANACTGEQGMQDAWTMVNTTAEVLHLPREQVLVSSTGVIGQYLPMENVLNGIHDLSTKLTTDGNKDAAEAIMTTDIFPKECALRYSIGSSVITIGGMAKGSGMIAPNMATMLAFVTTDAFITPSALQSALRIANNHSFNRITVDGDMSTNDMLLVLANGLAKNEEIKENTPAFYRFLAALEYVLIKLAKMIARDGEGATKFIEVVVSGAGTEDEAVRAARAVANSNLVKTALHGADANWGRILCAVGYSGIDFDPAHVSIGFNNLPVLKPNYEIVLDEEKAKATLSQDTVTVQIHLHQGSAEARFWTCDLTKEYIHINASYRS